Genomic segment of Staphylococcus muscae:
ACGTGGTATTGCTTCTGATGGTCCTGTGAAAACACTCATAGCCAAAGGTTTGGTCGAACCGAAACAACAACCCGATGTGAGAGGGCAGCAATTATACACAACTGATTTGTTTTTAAATGTTTTTGGCTTGAATCATCTCGATGACTTACCAACAACTGACGAAGAAACCGAAGAAATTGAATCATTTTTTAGTAATCTTGTTAACCAGAAAGGACAAAACAACATATGAGTAAAGAGTTAGAACGTTTACAAAAACGCATCGCAAATAGTGGCTACACGTCACGCCGTAAAGCTGAGACCTTAATACAAGAAGGTAAAGTACAAGTGAATGGCAAAACAGTCACAGAATTAGGAACAAAGGTCCGTCCATCAGATGAAGTATCTGTTGAAGGCGTACCATTAGAACTAGAAGATAAGTTGTATATTTTATTCTATAAACCAACACAAGTCATCACAAGTGTGTCTGACGATCGAGGTCGCAAAGTCGTCACGGATTATTTCGATGATTTAGAAACACGCATCTATCCTGTTGGACGCCTTGATTATGACACATCAGGCTTATTACTCTTAACCAATGATGGGGAGTTTACAAATTTGATGACACATCCAAAATATAAAATCCCTAAAACATATATCGCAAAGATCGAAGGATATATTTTGCGAGAACAAGTGAAGGAGCTTGAAAAGGGCATTGTGTTAGAGGATGGTAAAACACAACCTGCACAAGTTAAAGTAAAAAAACAAAACAAAGAGAAGAATACATCGCTCGTTGAGATTACTATAACAGAAGGGCGTAATCGTCAGGTCCGTCGTATGTTTGAGCATTTTGGCTTTAAAGTGAACAAACTTTCTCGCATAACATTCGGCCCATTGACATTAAAAGGACTAGGTGCAGGTGAGGGGCGCGTCCTTTCTCCACACGAAGTAAAAACGCTACGTCAACTCGCACAAAGTAGTGCGCAATAAGATATTATTAACTATTATTCAGCATCTCTCATACTACAATTGTAGTATGAGAGATGCTCTTTTTTATAAACAGAAGATGACATCGATTTATTTGTATGCAAGATTGATAATTGATATTTTTAAAAGCGTATAGACTCATAATTTTATTATCAAGTGTCAATCACAATATGATATAATAGGCATTGAATTCAGTTTAAATTCAACATAAGTGGGAGGTATGTCTTGTGACTAAGGAAATATTAGTCGTTGATGATGAAGACCGTATCAGAAAGTTATTAAGGCTATTTCTTGAGAGAGAAGGATATGAAGTAGCTGAGGCAAGCGATGGTCGTGAAGCCTTTGAACTAGCAACAAAATATGATTATGCGTGTATCTTGTTAGACTTAATGTTGCCAGAAATGGATGGCCTAGAAGTCGCAACTCGTCTTCGTGAAACAA
This window contains:
- a CDS encoding pseudouridine synthase translates to MSKELERLQKRIANSGYTSRRKAETLIQEGKVQVNGKTVTELGTKVRPSDEVSVEGVPLELEDKLYILFYKPTQVITSVSDDRGRKVVTDYFDDLETRIYPVGRLDYDTSGLLLLTNDGEFTNLMTHPKYKIPKTYIAKIEGYILREQVKELEKGIVLEDGKTQPAQVKVKKQNKEKNTSLVEITITEGRNRQVRRMFEHFGFKVNKLSRITFGPLTLKGLGAGEGRVLSPHEVKTLRQLAQSSAQ